A genomic region of Paenibacillus sp. PL2-23 contains the following coding sequences:
- the flhA gene encoding flagellar biosynthesis protein FlhA, translating to MKPKDLFIILGIIGIVLMMIIPIPILLIDILLILNISIALMILLVSMNTREALDFSIFPSLLLITTLFRLALSVSTTRSILQNAEAGDVIATFGSWVGGGEVVIGFIVFLILVVVQFIVITKGSERVAEVAARFTLDAMPGKQMSIDADLNSGLINEQQAKDRRSKIEREADFYGAMDGASKFVKGDAIATIIILIINLIGGFIVGMAMHGMEFSEALETFSILTIGDGLVAQIPALLISTAAGLIVTRAASDGNLSEDVTGQLFKYPKMLYIAAGTIAVLGLTPIGIMTTWPFAGLLAFGAYTMQKRMDKRQEQEELLVEEQQIEEVRSPESVISLLQVDPIEFEFGYGLIPLADTQQGGDLLDRIIMIRRQCALELGLVVPVIRIRDNIQLRPNEYVIKIKGNAVARGDLLLNHYLAMSPGFDDDSVVGIETTEPAFGLPALWIDETMKERAELSGYTIVDPPSVVATHLTEVVKRHAHELIGRQEAKMLVENVKESYPALIDELIPSILTVGDVQKVLAKLLKEKVSIRDLVTIFEALADHGHYTKDPDILTEYVRQALSRQITQQFAPGGDTLRVITVGPQLEKKIAESVQQTEHGSYIALDPISTQSIYQKLNEHVSRQIQSGQQPIVLASPTIRMYLRQIIERTMQEVPVLSYSELEPSVEVQSVGVVNL from the coding sequence ATGAAACCAAAAGATTTATTCATTATTCTGGGCATTATCGGCATCGTACTCATGATGATCATTCCGATACCGATCCTCCTAATCGACATCCTTCTTATCCTGAATATATCCATCGCATTAATGATATTGCTGGTTTCCATGAATACAAGGGAAGCTCTTGATTTCTCTATATTTCCTTCCTTGCTCCTCATTACAACGCTGTTCAGGCTGGCACTATCGGTATCGACTACGAGAAGTATTCTGCAGAACGCCGAGGCCGGCGATGTCATCGCAACGTTCGGCAGCTGGGTGGGCGGCGGCGAGGTTGTCATTGGCTTCATTGTCTTCCTGATCCTAGTCGTCGTTCAATTTATCGTTATTACCAAAGGTTCAGAACGCGTAGCCGAGGTTGCGGCAAGATTCACGCTGGATGCGATGCCCGGCAAGCAGATGAGTATAGACGCCGATCTCAATTCCGGTCTGATCAATGAGCAGCAGGCCAAGGATCGCCGCTCTAAGATTGAGCGGGAAGCGGACTTCTACGGCGCCATGGACGGTGCGAGCAAGTTTGTCAAAGGCGATGCCATCGCTACCATCATCATCTTAATTATTAACCTGATCGGCGGCTTTATTGTCGGCATGGCCATGCATGGCATGGAGTTTTCTGAAGCATTGGAGACCTTCTCCATTCTGACGATTGGTGACGGTCTAGTAGCACAAATTCCTGCTCTGTTAATTTCCACGGCAGCCGGCTTAATTGTTACTCGCGCGGCATCGGATGGCAATCTGTCGGAGGATGTGACGGGGCAGCTGTTCAAGTACCCCAAGATGCTGTATATAGCAGCGGGAACGATTGCCGTGCTTGGTTTGACTCCAATCGGCATTATGACCACGTGGCCATTCGCCGGGCTTCTGGCATTCGGAGCATATACGATGCAGAAGAGAATGGACAAGCGGCAGGAGCAGGAGGAGCTGCTTGTGGAGGAGCAGCAAATCGAGGAGGTACGCAGTCCGGAGAGCGTCATCAGCTTGCTGCAAGTGGACCCGATCGAATTCGAGTTTGGGTATGGTCTGATCCCACTGGCGGATACCCAGCAGGGCGGCGACTTGCTTGATCGTATCATTATGATTCGACGTCAATGCGCGCTGGAGCTTGGACTTGTTGTACCGGTCATTCGCATCCGCGACAACATCCAGCTTCGTCCAAATGAATATGTGATCAAAATCAAAGGAAACGCCGTGGCGCGAGGTGATTTGCTTCTTAATCATTATTTGGCAATGAGCCCGGGCTTCGATGACGACTCCGTTGTCGGTATTGAAACAACAGAACCAGCGTTCGGGCTACCCGCTCTCTGGATTGATGAGACGATGAAGGAGAGGGCCGAGCTGTCCGGCTATACGATCGTCGATCCTCCGTCGGTTGTCGCCACTCATCTGACAGAGGTCGTCAAGCGTCATGCTCATGAACTGATTGGCCGACAAGAAGCGAAGATGCTGGTGGAGAACGTCAAGGAATCCTATCCGGCGCTTATCGATGAGCTGATTCCTTCCATTCTTACGGTGGGGGATGTGCAGAAGGTGCTCGCCAAGCTGCTGAAGGAAAAGGTGTCTATTCGCGATTTGGTAACGATCTTCGAAGCGCTGGCTGACCATGGCCACTATACTAAAGACCCCGACATTCTGACGGAATACGTCAGACAAGCCTTGTCCCGCCAAATCACGCAGCAATTCGCCCCTGGCGGAGATACGCTGCGAGTTATTACGGTAGGGCCGCAGCTTGAGAAGAAGATCGCGGAATCCGTTCAACAGACAGAGCATGGCAGCTATATCGCCCTGGATCCGATATCAACACAAAGTATATATCAGAAGCTGAATGAGCATGTGAGCCGCCAAATTCAATCCGGCCAGCAGCCAATCGTATTGGCTTCGCCTACAATCCGCATGTATCTGAGACAAATAATCGAACGGACGATGCAGGAGGTGCCAGTTCTATCTTACAGCGAGCTGGAGCCTTCCGTTGAAGTCCAAAGCGTAGGGGTGGTGAATCTATGA